The Proteus vulgaris genome has a segment encoding these proteins:
- the nuoM gene encoding NADH-quinone oxidoreductase chain M produces MLLPWLILIPFIGGLLSWQAERIGSQVPRWVALLTMGLTLVISVQLWLQGDYQLLSADGAPRWTEYYFVPWIPALGINIQFALDGMSLLMTVLTAILGILAVLSSWGENQPSQGAFHFNLLWILAGVMGVFLATDLFLFFFFWEMMLIPMYFLISLWGHKGSSDKAHVSAATKFFIYTQASGLLMLLAIIGLAVAFYSKTGIWTFSYDTLLQAHTVLGAELQFILMLGFFAAFAVKMPIVPVHGWLADAHAEAPTAGSVDLSGILLKTAAYGLLRFNLPLFPEASALLAPVAMWLGLITVFYAALLAFRQTDIKRLAAYSSISHMGFIVIAIYAGSVLAYQGAIIQMITNGLSAAGLFIMCGMLYERLGTRDMNQMGGLWKSIRFLPAFSLFFAVASLGMPGTGNFVGEFMILFGTYGNFKLITIISVFGLVFASVYALWMMQQAYYGSPKTAERTYKGLDLREFFILITLVVLLVILGFFPQPVLDTSASAMENLQTWYSASISTVRP; encoded by the coding sequence ATGTTATTACCCTGGCTAATACTTATTCCCTTCATCGGTGGCCTGCTAAGTTGGCAGGCTGAACGAATCGGCTCGCAAGTTCCTCGCTGGGTTGCGTTGCTGACGATGGGATTAACACTCGTTATTTCTGTGCAACTATGGTTGCAGGGCGATTATCAACTACTTAGTGCCGATGGAGCACCACGCTGGACAGAGTATTACTTTGTACCGTGGATCCCTGCGTTAGGGATCAACATTCAATTTGCACTTGATGGTATGTCATTGCTGATGACTGTTTTAACCGCGATTTTAGGTATTTTAGCGGTGCTCTCTTCGTGGGGTGAAAACCAGCCATCACAAGGTGCTTTCCATTTTAACCTGCTGTGGATCTTAGCGGGTGTAATGGGGGTATTTTTAGCGACGGACTTGTTCTTATTCTTCTTCTTTTGGGAAATGATGTTGATCCCAATGTATTTCCTGATTTCTTTATGGGGACACAAAGGAAGTAGCGATAAAGCACATGTTAGTGCAGCAACAAAATTCTTTATTTATACACAGGCAAGTGGCCTGTTAATGTTGCTGGCCATTATCGGTTTAGCGGTCGCTTTCTATAGCAAAACAGGTATTTGGACGTTTAGCTATGACACCTTATTGCAAGCACACACAGTATTAGGTGCTGAACTGCAATTTATTTTGATGTTAGGTTTCTTTGCTGCATTTGCGGTAAAAATGCCAATCGTCCCTGTTCATGGTTGGTTAGCAGATGCACATGCAGAAGCACCAACAGCAGGCTCTGTTGACTTATCCGGTATTTTGCTAAAAACAGCGGCTTACGGTTTATTGCGTTTTAATTTGCCATTATTCCCAGAAGCATCAGCGTTGCTTGCTCCTGTGGCAATGTGGTTAGGTTTAATTACCGTATTTTATGCTGCACTGTTAGCATTTCGTCAGACAGATATTAAACGTCTTGCGGCTTACAGTAGTATTTCTCACATGGGCTTTATCGTGATTGCGATTTATGCTGGCTCTGTATTGGCTTATCAAGGTGCCATCATTCAGATGATCACTAACGGTTTGTCAGCTGCAGGTCTATTTATCATGTGTGGCATGCTGTATGAACGCTTAGGTACGCGTGATATGAATCAAATGGGTGGATTGTGGAAAAGCATTCGTTTCTTACCTGCGTTTTCACTGTTCTTTGCGGTAGCTTCTTTAGGGATGCCAGGAACAGGTAATTTCGTCGGCGAGTTTATGATCCTGTTTGGTACTTATGGCAACTTTAAGCTGATCACCATTATTTCGGTCTTTGGTTTAGTCTTCGCATCTGTTTACGCGTTGTGGATGATGCAACAGGCTTACTACGGTTCACCGAAAACAGCTGAAAGAACCTATAAAGGGTTGGATCTGAGAGAATTCTTTATTCTGATCACGTTGGTGGTTTTACTGGTTATTTTAGGCTTCTTCCCACAACCAGTGTTAGACACCTCAGCATCAGCGATGGAAAATCTCCAGACTTGGTATTCCGCTTCTATTTCAACAGTAAGGCCGTAA
- the menD_2 gene encoding 2-succinyl-5-enolpyruvyl-6-hydroxy-3-cyclohexene-1-carboxylate synthase has product MGLAKATKDPVAVIVTSGTAVANLYPALIEAGLTGERVIFLTADRPPELIDCGANQAIRQQGIFATHPSQTLSLPRPTTDISASWLVSTLDNAMNILVHGALHVNCPFAEPLYGDDIETSTPWTEALGDWWQTDKPWLQETRFNVASTHPQWNELRQKKGVVIAGRISPEEGIEVAKWASQLGWPLLGDVLSQTGQPLPCVDLWLNNPQAKSELNNAEIVIQFGSSLTGKRLLQWQVGCSPNAYWIVDPIPGRLDPGHHTGEKFTLSPMQWLVAHPAVDNSPWANALMHIATQTYQKVSKIMNYFGEAQVAHQLDKLLPSDGSYLLAIV; this is encoded by the coding sequence TTGGGGCTAGCAAAAGCAACGAAAGATCCGGTTGCTGTGATTGTGACATCGGGTACTGCTGTCGCTAATTTATATCCAGCCTTAATTGAAGCAGGATTAACGGGGGAGCGTGTTATCTTTTTAACCGCAGACCGACCACCTGAATTAATTGATTGCGGTGCAAATCAAGCTATCCGTCAGCAAGGGATTTTTGCAACGCACCCTTCACAAACGCTCTCTTTGCCTCGACCGACAACAGATATTTCTGCAAGCTGGTTAGTGTCTACACTTGATAATGCGATGAATATATTGGTTCATGGCGCATTACACGTCAATTGTCCTTTTGCTGAACCTTTATATGGTGATGATATTGAGACATCAACGCCATGGACTGAGGCTTTAGGGGATTGGTGGCAAACTGATAAACCGTGGTTACAAGAAACGCGGTTTAACGTGGCTTCAACACATCCTCAATGGAATGAGTTACGTCAGAAAAAAGGTGTTGTGATCGCAGGACGTATTAGCCCTGAAGAAGGAATTGAAGTCGCAAAATGGGCATCACAATTAGGCTGGCCTTTATTAGGTGATGTATTATCACAAACAGGACAACCGTTACCTTGTGTCGATTTATGGTTGAATAATCCACAAGCAAAATCAGAACTGAATAACGCTGAAATCGTAATTCAATTTGGTTCAAGTTTAACCGGTAAACGTTTATTACAATGGCAAGTGGGATGTTCTCCCAACGCTTATTGGATTGTTGACCCTATTCCAGGGCGATTAGATCCCGGCCATCATACAGGGGAAAAATTTACGTTATCACCCATGCAATGGTTAGTCGCACATCCGGCTGTTGACAATTCACCTTGGGCTAACGCATTAATGCATATCGCTACACAAACCTATCAAAAGGTAAGTAAAATAATGAATTATTTTGGTGAAGCACAGGTCGCTCATCAATTAGATAAATTACTTCCTAGTGATGGCAGTTATTTGTTGGCAATAGTCTGA
- the xaxB_2 gene encoding toxin, with protein sequence MNNSEKQITPEILFEHTKLFHAYRNILYLSNNKCYMNNDFNNELTLFLERNNKNIENIIYFSLVLKNRLRQKLLNDTFKIINEIENEIKKDSLDIGLKIKLEEEKKEILDIFLNEVDETKKIIDKHYLFLLSEINQLKTQFVNDRVMPFIIEKENLVSTLTTHISTLEYEAEKTKQELNIIRKSEDILNKQSFFDLFKGSIPLKSEIEALNIENQEKKYFIFINRNT encoded by the coding sequence ATGAATAATAGTGAAAAACAGATAACACCTGAAATACTATTTGAACATACAAAATTATTTCATGCTTATCGAAATATTCTTTACTTAAGTAACAATAAATGTTACATGAATAACGACTTTAATAATGAATTAACTTTATTTTTAGAAAGAAACAATAAAAACATAGAGAACATTATCTATTTCTCACTTGTTTTAAAAAACAGGCTAAGACAGAAATTACTTAATGATACATTTAAAATAATTAACGAAATTGAGAATGAAATAAAAAAAGACTCACTCGATATCGGTTTAAAAATAAAATTAGAAGAGGAAAAAAAAGAGATATTAGATATCTTTCTAAATGAAGTTGATGAAACAAAAAAAATCATTGATAAACATTATTTATTTCTATTATCAGAGATTAATCAACTCAAAACACAGTTTGTTAATGATAGAGTGATGCCTTTTATTATTGAAAAAGAAAATCTTGTCAGTACATTAACTACTCATATTTCAACATTAGAGTATGAAGCTGAAAAAACAAAACAAGAGCTCAATATCATACGAAAAAGTGAAGATATTTTAAACAAACAGAGCTTTTTCGATCTTTTTAAGGGTTCTATTCCTTTAAAATCAGAAATTGAAGCACTTAACATTGAAAATCAAGAAAAAAAGTATTTTATCTTCATTAATAGAAATACTTAA
- the nuoN gene encoding NADH-quinone oxidoreductase chain N, producing MTITLEQLIAMLPLLIVGLTVVVVMLSIAWRRDHFTIATLTATGFIIALGSLYYVNALGVVDVTTLYHVDGYSSFFTALVILSGLGTIAFAYPWLEGYQDNKEEFYLLIAIAVIGGILLSSAHHFASMFIGIELLTLPLFGLIGYAFQQRPSLEAGIKYMLLSAAASSFLLFGMALLYAEAGNLSFTAMGQSLSDSNIHKPLVLAGLGMMLVGIGFKLSLFPFQLWTPDVYQGAPAPTGAFLATASKIGIFAVVMRLFLEAPAADSETLRMILGFMAIASILFGNIMALTQKSVKRLLGYSSVSHLGYLLVALIVLQYSPILAQETAEIYLAGYLFASLGAFGAIAVASSPYREREMDSLEDYRGLFWRRPAVAVVMSLMMLSLAGVPITLGFIGKLYVIIAGINSSLWWLTGMVVLGSAIGLFYYLRAAAIVFLRKPDNDNTPAIATTSQNMATFVALICAIVVVALGVWPQPLIELTNFAIIAPVVN from the coding sequence ATGACAATAACTCTTGAACAATTGATCGCAATGCTACCGCTATTAATCGTCGGATTGACGGTGGTGGTTGTAATGCTGTCCATTGCGTGGCGACGCGATCATTTCACCATTGCCACTTTGACAGCAACGGGTTTCATCATTGCGCTGGGATCACTCTATTACGTTAATGCATTAGGTGTAGTGGATGTGACCACGCTTTACCATGTTGATGGATACTCTAGCTTCTTTACTGCACTTGTTATTCTTTCTGGTCTTGGAACTATCGCTTTTGCTTATCCTTGGTTAGAAGGTTATCAAGATAACAAAGAAGAATTTTATTTGCTGATTGCGATTGCCGTAATCGGAGGGATTTTACTCTCTTCAGCTCACCATTTCGCATCGATGTTTATTGGTATCGAATTACTGACATTGCCACTATTTGGTCTTATCGGTTATGCGTTCCAACAACGTCCATCACTGGAAGCGGGTATCAAATACATGCTGCTTTCAGCGGCAGCATCTTCCTTCTTACTGTTTGGTATGGCTCTTCTCTATGCAGAAGCAGGAAACCTCTCCTTTACTGCTATGGGACAAAGCTTAAGTGATAGCAATATCCATAAACCATTAGTGCTTGCAGGCTTAGGCATGATGTTGGTGGGAATTGGGTTTAAATTATCTTTATTCCCATTCCAGTTATGGACACCTGATGTTTATCAAGGTGCACCAGCACCAACAGGGGCATTCTTAGCCACTGCAAGTAAAATTGGTATTTTTGCAGTTGTGATGCGTTTATTCCTAGAAGCGCCAGCGGCGGATAGTGAAACCTTGCGTATGATCTTAGGTTTCATGGCGATTGCCTCTATCTTGTTTGGTAATATTATGGCGTTAACGCAAAAAAGTGTGAAACGTTTACTAGGCTACTCTTCTGTATCCCATCTCGGTTATTTGCTAGTGGCATTAATTGTATTGCAATATAGCCCTATCTTAGCTCAAGAAACGGCTGAGATTTATTTAGCCGGTTACTTATTTGCAAGTTTAGGGGCATTTGGAGCCATTGCGGTAGCTTCAAGTCCGTACCGCGAGCGTGAGATGGATTCATTAGAAGATTACCGTGGATTATTCTGGCGCCGTCCTGCGGTTGCTGTGGTTATGTCACTGATGATGTTATCACTGGCAGGTGTACCAATTACTTTAGGTTTCATTGGTAAACTGTATGTGATTATTGCAGGTATTAACTCAAGCTTATGGTGGTTAACAGGTATGGTCGTGTTAGGTAGTGCGATCGGGTTATTCTACTATTTGCGTGCCGCTGCTATTGTCTTCTTACGTAAACCAGACAATGACAATACGCCTGCAATTGCCACAACATCACAAAATATGGCGACATTTGTTGCATTAATCTGTGCAATTGTTGTTGTCGCATTAGGTGTATGGCCACAACCGCTTATTGAATTGACAAATTTTGCGATTATTGCGCCCGTCGTAAATTAA
- the xaxA gene encoding toxin, producing the protein MDTTTYEHVDKIIEAPDIPKVALGLILGIDIENGRLPGIVTSHDLIKIKSYINKALSLPYKLEDVVNFIGYNEISIQQLSSDNILSLFVRIREHAFEWNKIEYAIKQQAIDLEIIGREITFTGENIISFISQMPLLVKISTIINDLSDQELAGIKYTDQDKKISTQLIHILESMKEDIEIERDKTLKIKNSLSTFRSKIMGGKDSSNIQHHSIYHEVLNKKRLINEFYNSNNISLTDERDLLIEDIKILKEEYRNYVGLAFTGLAAGIIGVIITGGIFGAKAEKIRKKRNESIEKVKSLNKEIDIYTNLSLHLNSLYIELDEIEQLIEDTNIALEHIEYVWQAIITEIDASISNFNKINNALELIKFSIYLEKIISPWYMVIGYSKEIFTSFDNALSSFYSSN; encoded by the coding sequence ATGGATACAACCACCTATGAACATGTAGATAAAATTATCGAAGCGCCCGATATTCCTAAAGTTGCACTCGGTTTAATACTAGGAATAGATATCGAAAATGGTCGATTACCTGGGATTGTTACTTCTCATGATTTGATTAAGATAAAATCTTATATTAACAAAGCACTTTCACTTCCTTACAAATTAGAAGATGTTGTCAATTTTATTGGTTACAATGAAATAAGCATACAACAACTCTCCTCTGATAATATTCTGTCTCTTTTTGTTCGAATACGAGAACATGCCTTTGAATGGAATAAAATTGAATATGCAATAAAACAACAAGCTATTGATTTAGAAATTATCGGTAGAGAAATAACGTTCACTGGCGAAAATATCATTTCATTCATTAGTCAAATGCCATTATTAGTTAAAATTTCGACTATTATAAATGATCTTTCTGATCAAGAATTAGCAGGAATTAAATATACTGATCAAGATAAAAAGATTTCGACTCAGCTTATTCATATATTAGAAAGCATGAAAGAAGATATCGAAATTGAACGAGATAAAACGCTTAAGATAAAAAATAGTTTATCTACTTTTAGAAGTAAAATAATGGGAGGGAAAGACAGTAGTAATATACAACATCACTCTATATATCATGAAGTACTTAATAAAAAGAGACTTATTAATGAATTCTACAATAGTAATAATATCTCTCTTACTGATGAGAGAGACTTATTGATTGAAGATATTAAGATATTAAAAGAGGAATATAGAAATTATGTTGGCCTTGCTTTTACAGGGCTTGCGGCCGGTATTATTGGCGTTATTATTACAGGGGGGATTTTTGGTGCTAAAGCTGAAAAAATACGTAAAAAGAGAAATGAATCAATAGAAAAAGTAAAAAGTCTTAATAAGGAGATAGATATTTATACTAACCTATCCCTTCATTTAAACTCCCTTTATATTGAATTAGACGAAATTGAACAGCTTATAGAAGATACGAATATAGCACTTGAACATATTGAATATGTATGGCAAGCCATAATTACAGAAATAGATGCATCAATAAGTAACTTTAATAAAATAAACAATGCGTTAGAGCTTATTAAATTTAGTATTTATTTAGAAAAAATCATTTCACCTTGGTATATGGTTATTGGATATTCAAAAGAAATTTTTACTTCGTTTGATAATGCGCTCTCTTCTTTTTATTCATCAAATTAA
- the menD_1 gene encoding 2-succinyl-5-enolpyruvyl-6-hydroxy-3-cyclohexene-1-carboxylate synthase: protein MSNSSFNRQWAKVILEALTRHGLRHICIAPGSRSTPLTLAAAANQKLNMSYAF, encoded by the coding sequence ATGTCTAATAGTTCGTTTAATCGCCAATGGGCTAAAGTTATACTCGAAGCTTTGACTCGTCATGGTTTACGCCATATCTGTATTGCACCCGGATCACGTTCGACTCCTTTAACACTCGCCGCTGCAGCTAATCAAAAATTAAATATGTCATACGCATTTTGA
- the menF gene encoding menaquinone-specific isochorismate synthase: MLSWLAAQVYYPQFYWQHRDEHEEVAACGQLCCFNHIQDARQFLVTHQSDINIDDVAYLGLNAWDTIIPGRIDEINGDDAYLFLPRIEIRRHQQQLSIHLNLLGETDKKDSLDFLQTLNQSQDIEPLSVSVTQVNHSLTQEQWTHYLNIALDEISQGLFEKVVPARATCLTLDNPLKAIQFMKASRDVNHHCYHYMLAFSPSDAFMGSTPERLYKRDELMLYTEALAGTVASSDNEQQATEFAEWLMNDKKNQHENLVVVDDICQRLQGGVEGIDVSPADVIRLRKVQHLRRYIHGKLIYSDDIDCLKRLQPTAAVCGLPRSVARAFIRQHEPFERRWYAGSAGYLSLPSCRICSKLTLR; this comes from the coding sequence TTGCTCTCATGGCTTGCCGCTCAGGTATATTATCCGCAATTTTATTGGCAACACCGTGATGAGCATGAAGAAGTGGCGGCGTGTGGACAATTATGTTGTTTCAATCATATTCAAGACGCTCGCCAATTTTTAGTTACCCATCAGTCGGATATAAATATTGATGATGTGGCGTATTTGGGGCTTAATGCGTGGGATACCATTATTCCTGGTCGCATAGATGAAATAAACGGGGATGATGCTTACCTTTTTTTACCTCGAATTGAAATTAGGCGCCACCAGCAACAACTTTCTATTCATTTAAATCTACTCGGTGAGACAGATAAAAAAGACTCCTTAGATTTTTTGCAAACATTAAATCAATCACAAGATATTGAACCTCTCTCTGTTTCTGTGACGCAAGTTAATCACTCTTTAACGCAAGAGCAGTGGACTCATTATCTTAATATTGCATTGGATGAAATTAGCCAAGGTTTATTTGAAAAAGTGGTGCCAGCAAGGGCGACATGCTTAACATTAGATAACCCGCTTAAAGCCATTCAATTTATGAAAGCAAGTCGTGATGTCAATCATCATTGTTATCACTATATGCTGGCGTTTTCACCTTCAGATGCCTTTATGGGCTCAACCCCCGAAAGATTATATAAGCGTGATGAGTTGATGTTGTATACCGAAGCGTTGGCTGGAACGGTAGCCAGTTCGGATAATGAGCAACAAGCAACGGAGTTTGCTGAGTGGTTGATGAATGACAAAAAAAATCAGCATGAAAATCTGGTTGTGGTTGATGATATTTGTCAACGCTTACAAGGTGGTGTTGAGGGTATTGATGTCTCGCCAGCAGATGTTATTCGCTTACGTAAAGTACAACATCTTCGTCGTTATATTCATGGCAAATTAATCTATTCAGATGATATTGATTGTTTAAAACGATTACAGCCAACCGCTGCGGTATGTGGGTTACCTCGTAGTGTGGCTCGTGCTTTTATTCGTCAACATGAGCCCTTTGAGCGCCGTTGGTATGCGGGTTCTGCGGGGTATTTATCGCTTCCCTCATGCAGAATTTGCAGTAAGCTTACGTTGCGGTGA
- the menD_3 gene encoding 2-succinyl-5-enolpyruvyl-6-hydroxy-3-cyclohexene-1-carboxylate synthase produces the protein MSNRGASGIDGLISTSAGVHRATKKPTLTILGDLSALYDLNSLALHQQVYAPNVVIVVNNNGGQIFSMLPTPEAERERFYCMPHSLNFKHAAAMFGLHYVSPTSWEALLTTVQECWAGAPTTTLIELIVDDTDGAKTLNQLVKQVTSHDFSMSAI, from the coding sequence ATGAGTAATCGAGGTGCGAGTGGCATTGATGGTTTGATTTCAACGTCTGCTGGCGTTCACCGCGCAACAAAAAAGCCAACATTAACCATTTTAGGTGATTTATCGGCACTGTATGATCTGAATAGCTTAGCGTTGCATCAACAAGTTTATGCCCCTAATGTGGTTATTGTAGTGAATAATAATGGCGGACAAATATTTTCAATGTTGCCCACGCCAGAGGCAGAGCGAGAACGCTTTTACTGTATGCCTCACTCATTAAATTTCAAACATGCAGCTGCAATGTTTGGCTTGCATTATGTATCACCAACAAGTTGGGAGGCACTGTTAACCACTGTTCAAGAATGTTGGGCAGGGGCACCAACAACCACATTAATTGAATTAATTGTTGATGATACTGATGGCGCAAAAACATTAAATCAGCTTGTAAAACAGGTAACATCTCATGACTTTAGCATGTCAGCGATATAA
- the xaxB_1 gene encoding toxin has translation MKIKKKSILSSLIEILNKLFSTLNHGFSYTRVVETRHQLTALCLSQIKQLNQLKNKKQNTLFTLKHYYKLTDIDPFLRIFIEQLELLNKYWEMINSQLTKLKSNILLTEKILTPIFPFLDDFTLYYGNKGQIKNTEI, from the coding sequence TTGAAAATCAAGAAAAAAAGTATTTTATCTTCATTAATAGAAATACTTAATAAGTTATTTTCCACATTAAATCATGGCTTTTCATACACTAGAGTTGTTGAAACTCGCCATCAACTCACTGCGCTCTGTCTTTCACAAATAAAGCAACTTAATCAATTAAAAAATAAGAAACAAAATACATTATTTACATTAAAGCATTACTATAAATTAACCGATATAGATCCTTTTTTAAGGATATTTATTGAACAGTTAGAATTGTTAAATAAATATTGGGAAATGATCAACTCGCAACTTACAAAATTAAAAAGTAATATATTATTAACAGAAAAAATTCTTACCCCTATTTTTCCATTCCTAGATGATTTTACTTTATATTATGGCAATAAAGGTCAAATCAAAAACACTGAAATTTAA
- the nuoL gene encoding NADH dehydrogenase subunit L — MNILYLTILLPLLGFLLLAFSRGRWSENVSAWIGTGSVGLSALVTLWVGMDFFANGQETSVLTLWNWMSAGNFNIPFTLVLDGLSLTMLGVITGVGFLIHMYASWYMRGEEGYSRFFAYTNLFIASMVVLVLADNMMLMYMGWEGVGLCSYLLIGFYYSNPANGAAAMKAFIVTRIGDVFLAIGMFILFDQLGTLSFREMAVLAPEQLAVGSSVINWAMLMVLGGAVGKSAQLPLQTWLADAMAGPTPVSALIHAATMVTAGVYLVARSNALFLMAPDVLELVGIIGAITLVLAGFAALVQTDIKRILAYSTMSQIGYMFLALGAQAWDAAIFHLMTHAFFKALLFLSAGSVIIACHHEQNIFKMGGLRKKIPFVYACFLIGGGALAALPLLTAGFFSKDEILWGAYSNGHFNLMLAGLVGALFTSLYTFRLIFIVFHGETKTEAHQVKGFTHTFPLAVLALLSTFIGALITQPLGAVFPEGNASHDGKYVLEILSGVVAIVGVAIAAWLYLKQRQCVSKVANTRTGRFFSTWWFHAWGFDALYEVLFVKPYKGAAWLIQNDPVNQFFNLFGYLLKGTNKGLSFSENGLARWYAASLGLGAVLVIALLLLV; from the coding sequence ATGAATATACTCTATTTAACCATTCTGCTACCACTGCTGGGATTTTTACTGCTTGCTTTCTCACGTGGTCGTTGGTCTGAAAACGTATCTGCATGGATTGGTACTGGCTCGGTTGGTTTATCGGCGTTAGTGACACTTTGGGTGGGGATGGATTTTTTTGCCAATGGGCAAGAAACTTCTGTTCTGACTTTATGGAACTGGATGTCAGCAGGGAATTTTAATATTCCGTTCACGCTGGTTCTTGACGGTCTTTCATTAACCATGCTGGGTGTTATTACCGGTGTTGGCTTCCTTATTCATATGTATGCATCGTGGTATATGCGTGGCGAAGAAGGCTATTCTCGTTTCTTTGCTTATACCAACTTATTTATCGCAAGTATGGTTGTTTTAGTACTGGCTGATAACATGATGTTGATGTATATGGGGTGGGAAGGGGTTGGTCTATGTAGCTACCTGTTAATTGGTTTCTATTATAGCAATCCTGCTAATGGCGCAGCGGCGATGAAAGCGTTTATTGTAACGCGTATCGGTGATGTATTCTTAGCGATTGGTATGTTTATCCTGTTTGACCAATTAGGGACATTGAGCTTCCGTGAAATGGCAGTGCTTGCTCCTGAACAATTAGCAGTAGGCTCAAGTGTCATTAACTGGGCAATGTTAATGGTATTAGGCGGTGCCGTAGGTAAATCTGCACAGCTTCCATTACAAACTTGGTTAGCGGATGCTATGGCAGGCCCAACACCGGTATCTGCATTAATTCACGCTGCAACCATGGTTACAGCGGGTGTGTACTTAGTGGCACGTAGCAATGCGCTATTCTTAATGGCTCCAGATGTGCTGGAATTAGTTGGTATTATCGGTGCAATCACATTAGTTTTAGCGGGTTTTGCTGCGTTAGTACAAACAGATATCAAACGTATTCTTGCCTATTCAACCATGAGCCAAATTGGTTATATGTTCTTGGCTTTAGGCGCCCAAGCTTGGGATGCGGCAATTTTCCACTTAATGACTCACGCTTTCTTTAAAGCATTACTGTTCTTATCAGCAGGCTCTGTGATTATCGCCTGCCACCATGAACAGAATATCTTTAAGATGGGCGGGTTACGTAAGAAGATCCCATTTGTTTATGCTTGTTTCTTAATTGGTGGTGGCGCATTAGCCGCATTACCATTGTTAACAGCAGGGTTCTTCAGTAAAGATGAAATCTTATGGGGTGCGTACTCAAACGGGCATTTTAACTTAATGCTAGCGGGGCTAGTTGGCGCATTATTTACGTCACTTTATACCTTCCGTTTGATTTTCATCGTATTCCATGGTGAAACCAAAACCGAAGCACACCAAGTGAAAGGTTTTACACATACTTTCCCATTAGCAGTATTAGCACTGTTATCAACGTTTATCGGTGCGTTAATTACTCAACCGTTAGGTGCTGTTTTCCCTGAAGGAAACGCATCGCATGATGGTAAGTATGTGTTAGAAATACTTTCTGGTGTGGTAGCGATTGTAGGCGTTGCCATTGCAGCATGGTTATACCTGAAACAGCGTCAATGTGTTTCTAAGGTTGCCAATACTCGTACAGGTCGTTTCTTCTCAACATGGTGGTTCCATGCTTGGGGATTCGATGCACTGTATGAAGTGCTGTTTGTCAAACCTTATAAAGGGGCAGCGTGGCTTATCCAAAATGATCCTGTTAACCAATTCTTTAATCTGTTCGGTTATCTGCTTAAAGGTACCAATAAAGGATTAAGTTTCAGTGAAAATGGATTAGCTCGTTGGTATGCGGCTTCTCTCGGTTTAGGTGCAGTGCTGGTTATCGCTCTGCTGCTTCTGGTTTAA